From the genome of Maribacter algicola, one region includes:
- a CDS encoding serine hydrolase domain-containing protein, whose translation MFKRIMAMLLALFAAIVSAQNNNEQINIHHIATKIDSLLSNNNEKEPGIAIGLVKDNELIYEKYFGLANLDYQIPIQKKTSFHVASVSKQFTAFAILLLENEGKLSLEDDIRNYLPEMYDFEPTITISHLLNHTSGLKDKYNLLRLSGWTLDDVITNEQVLKLIFNQETLNFKPNDKHMYSNANYALLAEIVARVSKMSFAEFAHQRIFKPLHMYDSKFVDQKGQVVKNKSLSYFKVDSRYVEDLFNNFSVGATNLNTTITDLSKWAINYDTKKVGNEAIFKKMQTLQHLNNGETYEYANGLFINNYKGFKRFEHSGQDASYQAYLATFPELNLSVIFTNTNGEINGARMVYDIMDFCLEQYFIEETTQKSSVEKLTHQKPISKKPEELLRYEGHYWDEEDSYSREVKIENDTLRFITKNGNTALVPVGEHDFEIDIDDYVGISFANNQMIITLEDGYQIYTEKYIPAHYDATTLEEFTGRYYSSELNAYYSFFIEEDQLVAKHTRLGDFPLKAIKNDYFKGNKGSFLKVVFVRNSSNEVIGFEVSSSRAKNVYFTKLKS comes from the coding sequence ATGTTCAAACGAATAATGGCCATGCTACTCGCTTTATTTGCTGCGATTGTATCTGCTCAAAATAATAATGAGCAAATCAATATTCACCATATAGCAACTAAAATCGATAGCCTTTTAAGTAATAATAATGAAAAGGAACCAGGTATTGCAATTGGTCTTGTAAAGGACAATGAATTGATATATGAAAAGTACTTTGGATTGGCGAATCTTGATTATCAGATACCGATTCAGAAAAAGACTTCCTTTCATGTGGCCTCAGTTTCAAAACAGTTTACAGCATTTGCCATTCTTTTGCTTGAAAATGAAGGAAAATTGTCTTTGGAGGATGATATTAGAAACTATCTTCCTGAGATGTATGACTTTGAGCCTACAATTACCATTAGTCATTTGCTAAATCACACAAGTGGCCTGAAAGACAAGTATAATCTACTACGCCTATCTGGCTGGACGCTCGATGATGTGATCACCAATGAACAGGTATTGAAGCTTATTTTTAATCAAGAGACGTTGAACTTCAAACCAAACGACAAGCACATGTACAGCAATGCCAACTATGCATTGTTGGCGGAAATCGTAGCGCGTGTATCAAAGATGTCCTTTGCAGAATTTGCGCATCAGCGCATTTTTAAGCCCCTGCACATGTATGATTCAAAATTTGTAGATCAAAAAGGACAGGTGGTTAAAAACAAAAGTCTTTCCTATTTCAAAGTAGATTCAAGGTATGTTGAAGACCTGTTTAATAACTTCAGTGTTGGTGCTACCAATCTAAACACGACTATCACAGATTTGAGTAAATGGGCCATTAATTATGACACAAAAAAAGTAGGCAACGAAGCCATTTTTAAAAAAATGCAAACCTTACAGCATTTGAATAATGGGGAAACCTATGAGTATGCAAATGGTTTGTTCATTAATAACTATAAAGGGTTCAAACGTTTTGAACATAGTGGCCAAGATGCTAGTTATCAAGCTTATTTGGCAACTTTTCCAGAATTGAATCTCAGTGTGATTTTCACCAATACCAATGGTGAAATCAATGGTGCTAGAATGGTGTATGACATCATGGACTTTTGTCTGGAACAATATTTCATTGAAGAAACCACCCAAAAGTCTTCTGTGGAAAAATTGACACATCAAAAACCAATATCAAAAAAACCTGAGGAGCTACTACGCTATGAAGGTCATTATTGGGATGAAGAAGACAGTTATTCAAGAGAGGTAAAAATAGAAAATGACACCTTACGCTTCATTACCAAAAATGGCAATACTGCCTTAGTGCCCGTGGGTGAGCATGATTTTGAAATTGATATTGATGACTATGTGGGCATCTCCTTTGCAAACAACCAGATGATCATCACACTGGAGGATGGCTATCAGATATATACGGAAAAATATATTCCTGCCCATTACGATGCAACCACCCTTGAGGAATTTACGGGAAGGTATTACAGTTCTGAGTTAAATGCCTATTACTCGTTTTTTATTGAAGAAGACCAGCTAGTCGCAAAACACACAAGATTGGGGGACTTTCCATTAAAAGCGATTAAAAATGACTATTTCAAGGGTAACAAAGGATCTTTTCTAAAAGTAGTCTTTGTAAGAAACTCGTCTAATGAGGTGATAGGCTTTGAAGTATCGAGCAGCAGGGCGAAAAATGTGTATTTTACCAAATTGAAATCATGA
- a CDS encoding carboxymuconolactone decarboxylase family protein, with protein sequence MENVTATEFKVPTREDVAPINQGIFDNLNKALGFVPNLYATIAYSENGLKRFLDYQNAKTSLNNKEKEAVNLVVSQVNECVYCQSAHTVLGKMNGFNDAQLLDIRKGRSDNPKLDALVKLAADITLNRGKAKNETVEDFFAQGYTKENLVDVILQVSDKTAMNYLHNLTKVPVDFPLAETL encoded by the coding sequence ATGGAGAATGTAACTGCAACGGAATTTAAGGTTCCAACACGGGAAGATGTAGCTCCCATCAATCAAGGAATTTTTGACAATCTAAACAAGGCTTTGGGCTTTGTACCGAATCTATATGCTACCATAGCCTATTCGGAAAATGGTCTAAAACGATTTTTGGACTACCAGAACGCAAAGACCTCTTTGAACAACAAAGAAAAAGAAGCCGTAAACCTGGTTGTAAGTCAGGTCAACGAATGTGTTTACTGCCAAAGTGCCCATACAGTTTTGGGTAAGATGAACGGCTTTAATGATGCTCAATTATTGGACATTAGAAAGGGAAGAAGCGACAATCCCAAATTGGATGCCCTAGTGAAATTGGCAGCCGATATTACCTTGAACCGCGGTAAGGCAAAAAACGAAACCGTTGAAGACTTTTTTGCCCAAGGATACACAAAGGAAAATCTTGTAGACGTCATTTTACAGGTAAGTGATAAAACGGCCATGAACTACTTGCACAATCTAACCAAGGTGCCCGTAGATTTCCCCTTGGCAGAAACCTTATAA
- a CDS encoding helix-turn-helix domain-containing protein, producing the protein MIPINNYTLIEPNSGNLALKIQPFEMENPFEDTQRLNHYSLIWIQKGRGILTSEFHEYEFHENMLLSFSPYQPFAFKSTEGPTGIVVQFHPDFFCIHKHHQEVACHGVLFNNIYDTPFVLVDGKTATNFEIIIEQLKEEIKKSDLAQYELLISYLKIFLITASRLKREQQSAKEEATISKQEPFILQNLKNYIESHYRTKHSASDYADMLAITPKALSKLTKSHFNKTLTDLISERIIIEAKRELYLTNKTVKEIAYELGYNDEYYFSRFFKKNAEVSPQIYRETVGFDRAAAST; encoded by the coding sequence GTGATACCGATAAACAACTATACCCTCATTGAACCAAACTCCGGGAATTTAGCGCTTAAAATCCAACCTTTTGAAATGGAAAATCCTTTTGAGGATACCCAAAGACTGAACCATTATTCCCTTATTTGGATTCAAAAAGGCAGGGGTATACTAACCTCTGAGTTCCATGAATATGAATTTCATGAGAATATGTTGTTGTCCTTTTCGCCCTACCAACCTTTTGCCTTCAAATCTACCGAAGGTCCTACGGGCATCGTTGTCCAATTCCATCCCGATTTTTTCTGTATACACAAGCATCATCAAGAAGTCGCCTGTCATGGCGTATTGTTCAATAATATCTATGACACGCCCTTTGTCCTAGTGGATGGGAAAACCGCAACGAACTTCGAAATTATCATTGAACAACTCAAGGAGGAAATCAAGAAGTCTGATCTGGCCCAATACGAACTATTGATTTCTTATTTAAAAATTTTTTTGATTACGGCATCAAGGCTTAAAAGGGAGCAACAGTCTGCAAAGGAAGAAGCCACTATCAGCAAACAGGAACCTTTTATCCTACAGAACTTAAAGAACTATATAGAGTCACATTACAGAACAAAACATTCCGCGAGCGATTATGCGGATATGCTGGCGATTACTCCCAAGGCCTTATCAAAACTTACCAAATCGCACTTTAATAAAACGTTGACCGACTTAATATCCGAACGCATTATTATAGAAGCCAAAAGGGAACTTTATCTTACCAATAAAACGGTAAAAGAAATTGCCTATGAACTAGGTTATAACGACGAATATTACTTTAGTCGATTTTTTAAGAAAAATGCTGAGGTATCCCCTCAAATTTATAGGGAAACCGTGGGTTTTGACCGAGCCGCGGCGAGTACTTAA
- a CDS encoding nuclear transport factor 2 family protein: MATEIEITKKYPLPPFNEETAKIKVQMAEDAWNSKDPVKVSQAYTVDSEWRNRTQFINGRKEIVEFLTQKWKSEKHYKLKKELWGFKENRMAVRFEYEFQDKYDQWYRAYGNELWEFDENGFMQKRFASINDLKIEENERKL, from the coding sequence ATGGCAACAGAAATTGAAATCACCAAGAAATATCCCTTACCTCCATTTAACGAGGAAACCGCAAAAATAAAAGTTCAAATGGCGGAAGATGCCTGGAACAGTAAAGATCCTGTTAAAGTGTCCCAAGCGTACACAGTCGATTCCGAATGGAGAAATAGAACACAATTCATCAATGGAAGAAAAGAGATTGTTGAATTCCTGACCCAAAAATGGAAATCCGAAAAGCACTATAAGCTAAAAAAAGAGTTATGGGGTTTTAAGGAAAATAGAATGGCCGTTAGATTTGAGTATGAATTTCAAGATAAATACGACCAATGGTATAGAGCCTATGGAAATGAACTTTGGGAATTTGATGAAAATGGTTTTATGCAGAAAAGATTTGCTAGTATCAATGACCTAAAAATCGAAGAAAACGAAAGAAAACTATAA
- a CDS encoding TolB family protein, whose translation MKAVKVTFLFLLFLLFSCKKESPSNLTLLDANTPTDTPLIFGNGIISTNNYEFAVTFTPEMDELYFTRRKPNADNEIYTMKLVDGKWSNPEPALFTATEGWDFEPHISPNGDTLYFGSTRPLPDATKSNGLHQWYSKKEVNGWSSPLPMENPFMDRSVIMYLTSSENGNLYFTTGEKGDKPEDWVIYKSVLEDGQYKSIDRMGQKINATGKWIAHSYIAPDESYLIYDFKSDLGFGDSDLYISFNKNGEWTVPLNLGPKINTEKTEMTPSVSPDGNFLFFHRGSKDDGNIYWVDFKQIKARMEKNLTVNKH comes from the coding sequence ATGAAAGCTGTCAAAGTAACTTTTCTATTCTTACTGTTTCTTTTGTTTTCTTGTAAAAAAGAAAGCCCATCAAATTTAACATTGTTGGATGCGAATACTCCCACAGATACTCCTTTGATTTTTGGCAATGGAATTATCTCTACAAACAACTATGAGTTTGCGGTAACCTTTACTCCAGAAATGGACGAGCTCTATTTTACCCGAAGAAAACCAAATGCGGATAATGAAATTTACACTATGAAATTAGTTGACGGCAAGTGGTCCAACCCAGAGCCCGCATTATTCACAGCAACCGAAGGATGGGATTTTGAGCCCCATATTAGTCCAAATGGAGATACACTATATTTTGGTAGCACAAGACCCCTACCCGACGCTACTAAATCAAATGGACTGCACCAGTGGTACAGTAAAAAAGAAGTAAATGGATGGAGTTCCCCATTACCGATGGAGAACCCATTCATGGATAGATCTGTCATTATGTACCTCACGTCCTCAGAGAATGGAAATCTATACTTTACCACGGGAGAAAAGGGGGATAAACCAGAAGATTGGGTTATCTATAAATCGGTTTTGGAAGATGGTCAATATAAAAGTATCGATAGAATGGGACAGAAAATTAATGCCACTGGTAAATGGATAGCCCATTCATACATTGCTCCGGATGAAAGCTATTTGATTTATGATTTTAAAAGTGATTTGGGATTTGGTGATAGTGATTTATACATCAGCTTTAATAAAAACGGGGAATGGACAGTACCTCTGAACTTAGGTCCGAAAATAAATACAGAAAAAACCGAGATGACACCAAGCGTTTCACCAGATGGTAACTTTTTATTTTTCCATAGAGGGAGCAAAGATGATGGTAATATTTATTGGGTGGATTTCAAACAGATCAAAGCAAGAATGGAGAAGAACCTTACTGTCAACAAACACTAG
- a CDS encoding GNAT family N-acetyltransferase codes for MIKFRKANIKDVLSIVQLIADDVLGSKRENFTTPLPKNYYDAFERINDDSNQELTVVIDDKDEVVGVFQMTFIPYLTYQGGIRAQMEGVRVHKGQRNQGIGKSIFQWAIQRAKERKAHLLQLTTDKNRPDAIRFYKSLGFKPSHVGMKMHL; via the coding sequence ATGATAAAATTCAGAAAAGCGAACATCAAGGACGTTTTGAGCATTGTACAGTTGATTGCTGACGATGTTCTTGGCAGCAAACGTGAAAACTTCACCACCCCATTACCCAAAAATTATTACGATGCATTTGAACGCATCAATGATGATTCAAATCAAGAACTCACTGTTGTTATCGACGATAAAGATGAAGTTGTTGGAGTATTTCAAATGACATTTATCCCCTATTTGACATACCAAGGAGGCATTAGAGCACAAATGGAAGGGGTTAGGGTTCACAAGGGACAACGTAATCAGGGGATTGGGAAAAGCATATTTCAATGGGCCATCCAAAGAGCGAAAGAACGTAAGGCCCACCTATTACAGCTGACCACCGACAAAAATCGGCCTGATGCCATTCGTTTTTATAAGTCCCTAGGATTCAAGCCAAGCCATGTAGGCATGAAAATGCATCTTTAA